The DNA sequence GTAAATCCCAGAGGCTAACCGAAAATATCCCACCACTCGAAGCCTGCCCCGCACAGCCCCGGCAAAGGCGACCTGTAGCGCGTCCTCCGCAGCGCTCCGGCGCGTTCTTCCGCTACCGGTGAAAGGCTCGAAACCGGCACCTTTCCCGATCCGTCCGGCAGGTCTATCACGTAGGGCGGCGCCTCTGTGCGTGAAATGACCGAGAGACGGCTGTGGGCGGCGAGACCGGAAGGTATCGTCAGCCGAAAGCGCTTGTTGCCGGGAGCCCTGTCGGTATGGTGGAGGTAGCGGGTGTCTACTCCAAGTTCGCCAAGCCGGTAGAAAAGCTCATCCAGAACCTCCGGCCGGTCGTTCACCCCCTTTAAAAGCACCGTCTGGTTCCCGAGGGCTACGTCCGCTCTCCGAAGTTTCAACAGCGCGTCCTCGAAGGAAGGCCGTATTTCCGAGGGATGGACGGCGTGCAGGACCACTTCGACGGGTTTCCCCGCCCTGGTCAGAACGGCGAGAAGGTCCGCGTCTATACGTTCGGGAAAGACCACCGGCGCGCGGGTGTGGATTCGGAGGCGCTTTACGGTTTCGACCCTTGCGAAGAGTCTCAGAACTTCCTCAAGCTGCGTGTTGCCCAGGGTAAGCGGATCGCCGCCGGAGAAGATGACCTCCCCAATCTCGCCGTTTTTCGCGACGTAATCTTGTATCGCGCGAAGGCCGGCCTGTGAAACCTCGCGGCTTTCACCCGGCGGGTTCCCCCTCCGGAAACAGAACCGGCAATAGAAAAAGCAGCGCGAGGTGAGGAGTATCAGAACCCTGTCGGGGTACTTCCTGAAGAGGAAGGGCAGGGGAGAAACCTTCGACTCTCCGGTCGGGTCCGGGAAACTCTCAGGATCCTCTTCCTCCTCTTCGGGCGACGGGTTTCCGATACGAAGGAGCGGGCTTTCCACACCCAGAGAATTTGCGTGGCCGAGGTATTCCGGGGGCCAGAAGGCGGGGAAGAGAAATTTTTTTCCCGAAAGGAGCAAAGGGGAATCTCCGCGTTGACATATAAGCCTAAAACGATTATTAACTAGCCCCGAATATGATAACAGAAAATCAGGGAGAATTTCGACATGTACAAAGTTGGTGAGCTCAAGAAGGGGCTTAAACTGGAAATAGACGGCGAGCCCTATCTCGTCGTGGGTTTTGAATTCTCGAAGCCCGGCAAGGGTCAGGCGATGTACCGCTGCAGGCTTCGCAACATGATATCCGGCGTGCAGATCGACCGCACCTACCGCTCCGGCGACGTGTTCAGACCCGCCAGCCTCGAAGAGCGCGAGATGCAGTACCTGTACACCGACGGTCATTTCTACACCTTCATGGACAAGAAGACCTACGACCAGGTCAACATGACCGAAGAGCAGCTCGGCGACGACCGCTTTTACCTCAAGGACAACCAGGACGTCGACATCCTCCTCTGGCAGGAGCGTCCCATCGGCATAACCCTGCCGAACTTCGTCGTCCTCAGGGTGACCAAAACCGAGCCCGCCGCCCGCGGCGACACCGCCACCAACGTCACCAAGCCGCTGACCCTTGAGACCGGCTACGTGGTGCAGGGCCCTCCCTTCATCGAAGAGGGCGAACTGGTGCAGGTGGACACCCGCACCGGCGATTACGTAACCCGCGTCAAAGGTTAAGCGGAGCTGCGGTGAACAAAGAGCTAGCGGGGCTCGCCGGAAAGAGGCGGGCCCTTTTTTTGCGCGCAAGGGTGGTTAAATCCATCCGCGAATACTTCGAGGGCGAGGGGTTCCTCGAGGTCCAGACTCCCGTTCGCCTTCCCGTCGTCGCCCCCGAAACCCACATCGACGCGGTTTCCTCGGACGGCTGGTTTTTGCAGACAAGCCCGGAGCTTTGCATG is a window from the bacterium genome containing:
- a CDS encoding radical SAM protein, whose protein sequence is MTVGVQVLHLALFEAGGSEHVAGAVGAVDLHAGYHVAKPAAVHRLTLAGLREFKTHDEIGLAVYFQFKPLLELTNFVHVEILPDFLLSYSGLVNNRFRLICQRGDSPLLLSGKKFLFPAFWPPEYLGHANSLGVESPLLRIGNPSPEEEEEDPESFPDPTGESKVSPLPFLFRKYPDRVLILLTSRCFFYCRFCFRRGNPPGESREVSQAGLRAIQDYVAKNGEIGEVIFSGGDPLTLGNTQLEEVLRLFARVETVKRLRIHTRAPVVFPERIDADLLAVLTRAGKPVEVVLHAVHPSEIRPSFEDALLKLRRADVALGNQTVLLKGVNDRPEVLDELFYRLGELGVDTRYLHHTDRAPGNKRFRLTIPSGLAAHSRLSVISRTEAPPYVIDLPDGSGKVPVSSLSPVAEERAGALRRTRYRSPLPGLCGAGFEWWDIFG
- the efp gene encoding elongation factor P, producing the protein MYKVGELKKGLKLEIDGEPYLVVGFEFSKPGKGQAMYRCRLRNMISGVQIDRTYRSGDVFRPASLEEREMQYLYTDGHFYTFMDKKTYDQVNMTEEQLGDDRFYLKDNQDVDILLWQERPIGITLPNFVVLRVTKTEPAARGDTATNVTKPLTLETGYVVQGPPFIEEGELVQVDTRTGDYVTRVKG